GGAAGCGACCCGTCGCAAGAGCCGTGACGAGGCTGCCGGCGAACACGCCGGCGACCGTGGCGATGCCGAAATTGAGCGTCAGGCCGGTCGAGAGCATGGCGTATTGCAGCGCGTCTGCGATCGGCGCGATGAAGGTCAGCGAGGTCACCGGCACCGGGTTGAAATCATCAGCGCCAAGGAAGCCGGTAACATACCAGCCGGCCGTGACCAGGAGACCGACCATGGCGCCTGCCGCAATCTGGCCCGGCGAGCGGCGGAACGCCGCGTGCGCAAACGCAAACAGCGACAACCCGGTCGCGATCACCACAGCGGCGAGCGTGCGTGAGGCAGCATCGCCAAGGCCGAATGCCGAGAGCAGAGCGGGCAACGAATTCGCGCTCACGGCAGTCTGCGAGGCCTGCACCAGCGCGATGCGGGCCGGCGCGATCAGTCCTTTCAGCGTCATCTGTGCGGCAATGGCGAGGACGATCACGACGACGAAGGAGCGCAGATTGCCGCGGCCAAGCAGCACCAGCGCCCGCGAGCCGCAGCCATTCGACAGCACCATGCCATAGCCGAACAGGAGCCCGCCAAGGAACAGCACCGGCGCCGAGAAAGCTTGTTGCAGATAGATCGACTTGCCGAGATCGACCGTGCCGCTTCCGGCGAGGAACTGGCTCGCGGCGATCGCGACCGCCATCGCCAGCGCGTAGGTGCGAACCAGCCGGCCGTCGCCGTCCGCGAGGAAGCCACGCATGCTGCTCATCAGGCAGAAGCCGCTGAGCAGGCCGACCGCGCCGTAGACGAGGCCAATGGCGAGGCCTGCGAGGATGACAAACTGGGCCGACGACTCCATCATTACGGCTTCAGGATCACGCGATCGCGCGAGGAACCCGCAACGGCGACATATGCCTCCTTGGCACGCTCGAGCGGATGGATCGCGGTGTCCTTGATCGGGAACGGTTTCAAATGCCCGCTGGCAAAGCCGGGACCGAGATCGCGCAGCACGGCGCCGGTCGCGGTCGACGACAGGCCGAGCGTGTCGATGCCGACGTAAGTATGCTGACCACGGTAAAATTCCAGAATGTTGAACTGCACGATACGGTCGACCGCCGCGATCAGGATCTGGCGGCCGCGCAAGGCCAGCGACTTGTGCGCGGCCTGGAAATAGGGATCGCCGACCGTGTTGAAGACGATGTCCGCTCCTTTGCCACCGGTCACTTCGCGCACGCGTACCGCAATGTCGATGGCAGAGGCGTCGATCACCTCGACGGGCGCGTTGGCGTGGCCTTCATAGGCTTCCGCCTTGCGCACCACGCCGATCACGCGCGCGCCCTGCCAGGTCGCGATCTGTACCGCGGCCTGGCCAACCTTGCCGTTCACGCCCATCACCAGCACAGTCTCACCCTGCTTCGGCAGGCCGGCGCGACGAAAACCTTCCATTGCGGTGACGAAGGGCACGCCGATGCCGGCGGCCTCCTCCCAGGACAGCGCCTTGGGCTTCTCGACCACGGCGTCGGCCTCGATCACGAGATGCGTGGCATGGGTGCCGTCGCGGCGGATGCCGAGATCGCCGGAGGATCCGAACACCTCGCGGCCGACCATCCCGGCCGGTCCGTCGATGATCACGCCGGCATAATCACGGCCCGGCGTGCGCGGGAACACGGAATAGGGCATCAAGCCGGTCGCGGCCTTCACGTCGGACGGATTGACGGCGGCGGCCTTCGCTTCGATCAGGACGTCGTTGGCGCCACGGGCGAGCGCGCAATGCTCGACGCGAGGCGCCAGCGCCGCAGCGTTTTCGGCCTTGGCATTGAGGCGCACGCAGCGCGCTTCGACGGTTTTGCTCTCGGCTGCTGACATCGAAAGACCCACGATTCCTCGCGGGCCTTGTCGCCTTTGCGGAGACCCAAGTCAACATGTCTCCCCTCATCCTGAGGAGCCGCGCAAGCGGCGTCTCGAAGGATGAAGGCCGCCTGCAGCAGCCGGGCCTTCATGGTTCGAGACGGCGCTAACGCGCCTCCTCACCATGAGGGGTGAGAGCTAATCCTTCGGTCGCTTGTCATAGAGGCGCTTGGCCTTGCCCAGCGATCGCTCCAGCGTGGCCGGCGCGACCGCCTTTACCTTGGCGGTGATGCCGATGGTGTTCTTGATGTGGGTCGAAATCCGCTCGGCGTGGTCGACGAGCCCGCGGCCGTCCCAGCTCTCGGGGCGCGCCTCGGCAATGATGGTCAGTTCGTCCATCCGGCCCTCGCGGGTCAGCTCCAGGATGAAGTGGCCGCCGCACCACTCCGCTGCGAGCAGCACCTCCTCGATCTGGGTCGGGAACAGGTTGACGCCACGCAGGATGATCATGTCGTCCGAACGCCCCGTCACCTTCTCCATCCGCCGCATGGCCGGACGCGCCGTGCCGGGCAAGAGCCGCGTGAGATCGCGCGTGCGATAGCGGATCACCGGGAAGGCTTCCTTGGTGAGCGAGGTGAACACAAGCTCACCCTTCTCGCCATCCGGGAGCACCGCGCCGGTCTCCGGATCGATCACCTCGGGATAGAAATGATCTTCCCAGATGTGCAGGCCGTCCTTGGTCTCGATGCACTCCTGCGCGACGCCCGGGCCGATCACTTCGGACAGGCCGTAGATGTCGGTCGCATCCATGTCGAAGGCCTCTTCGATCTCGCCGCGCATCGCGTTGGTCCAGGGCTCGGCGCCAAAAATGCCGACCTTGAGCGAGCACTGGCGCGGATCGAGCTTCTGGCGCTTGAACTCGTCGAGGATCGCCAGCATGTAGCTCGGCGTCACCGTGATGATGTCGGGCCGGAAATCGTTGATGAGTTGCACCTGCCGCTCGGTCATGCCGCCGGAGATCGGCACCACGGTGCAGCCAAGCTTTTCCGCGCCGTAATGCACGCCGAGGCCGCCGGTGAAGAGGCCGTAACCATAGGCGTTGTGGATGATCATGCCGGTGCGGCCTCCGGCGGCCCGGATCGAGCGCGCCATCACCTCCGACCACGTCTCGATGTCGCGTTGCGTGTATCCCACGACGATCGGCTTGCCCGTGGTGCCGGAGGAGGCATGCACACGTACCAGCTTTTCGCGCGGGACCGCGAACATGTTGAAGGGATAGTTGTCGCGCAGATCCGTCTTCACGGTGAACGGAAACTTTGCGAGATCGGACAATTCGCGAAAGTCGGACGGATGCACGCCGGCCTTGTCGAAGGCTTTGCGATAGTGCGCGACATTGTCGTAGGCGTGCTTCAGTGACCAGCCCAGGCGCAGCGTCTGCAACGTCATGATCTCGTCGCGCGAGGCGCGCTCATGCGCATCCATCTCGGCACTATAGCCGTTGCCACCCGCCTTCAACCTGGTCCGAGCCATCCTCGTTTCCCCGCATCATTTGTTTGTTCTTGTGTTCACTGATCCTGCGTCGGCAGCCACGTGCCGGGAATGACACGCGAATGCCCACGAAACTCGGCGATGACGGTGTCGCCGGCGGTGACGCGTACGTCGTAGATGCCAGAGCGGCCGCTGCGGGTGATCTCCCGCGCCGTTGCGACGAGACGTTCGCCGAGCTTGCCCGGCTTGATGAAAGTGATATGCCCTTGCGCCGCGACCACGCGCTCATTGTGCGAGTTGCAGGCAAAGGCGAAAGCGGAATCGGCGAGCGTGAAGATGAAGCCGCCATGGGCAATGCGCTGGCCATTGACCATGTCCGGTCGCACCGTCATCGCCAGCGTCGCAAAGCCCGGACCGATCTCGACGATTTCCATGCCGAGGCCTTTCGACGCGTCGTCCTCCGCCCACATCGCATCGGCGCAGGCGCGGGCGACGTCTTCCGGCGACAGGGCTGCTTTGACGTTCACTCGCGTCTCCCAGCTGTTCTCTTTTGCGCGATGTTCTGCCGATCGCTCAAAACTGTCAAATCATGCGACGCATTTGCATCATCGGGTTCTGATGCGCCTGCTCAGACATGGTCGTAGTCGACCACGACCCGGTCCGACGAGGGCTTGGCCTGGCAGGTCAGGACGAAACCGGCCTTCAGCTCCCAAGGCTCCAGCGAATAATTGATATCCATCGGCGCCTCGCCGTCGACCAGCTTGGCGCGGCAGGTCGAACACATGCCGCCCTTGCAGGCGAAGGGCAGATCGACGCCGGCGCGCAGCGCGGCATCGAGGATGGCTTCGTCCTCGGCGACCGGAACGTCGCGGCGCTTGCCGTCGATGATCAGCGACGCGATGGCCTTGGGCGGCGCGTCGGCTGCGACAGCCTTCTTCGGCCGCGGCTTGCCGCCAAACTCGGACACGAAACGCTCGACGTGGATGCGATCATCTGCAATGCCGAGCTCGCGGCAGGTCGCCTCGACCTCCTCGCTCATGCCGAGAGGACCGCAGACGAAAACGTGATCGACGCTTGCGGCCGGCACCAGCGAGCGCAGCAGCACCCTCACCTTCTCGCCGTCGAGCCGGCCATGCAGGATCGGGATATCCTGCTCCTCGCCGGAGATGACGTGAAAGATTGACAGGCGGTCGATGAATCGGTCCTTGAGTTCCTCGAGCGCTTCCAGGAACATGATGTTGTCGGTCGCGCGGTTGCCGTAGAACAGGAAGAAGCGGCTGTTGGGCTCCCGCGCCAGCACCCCCTTCACGATCGACAGGATCGGTGTGATGCCGGAGCCCGCGGCAAAGCCGACATGAACGCGCGCGGTGTCGGCTAGCGGGATCGCACCGAAGCGGCCGGTCGGCGTCATCACGTCGAGCTCGTCGCCGCACTTCAATTCTTCCGCTGCCCAGCTCGAAAACGCGCCGCCGTCGACCTTCTTCACGGCGATGCGGATCTCGCCGTCATCAGGACCCGAACAGATCGAATAGGAGCGGCGCACCTCCTCACCGTCGAGCATGGTGCGAAGCGTGAGGTACTGGCCGGGCGTGAAGGCATAGTCGCTGGCGAGCTCGCCCGGAATGACGAAAGTCATCGATACGGCGTCCGAAGACTCGCGACGGAGGTCGCCAACGGCGAGACGATGAAAACGTGGTGCGGCTGCGGACATGATCAATGGCACTTGAAGTAGTCGAACGGTTCGCGGCAGGACTTGCAGCGCCAGAGCGCCTTGCAGGAGGTCGAGCCGAATTCGGACAACAGCTCGGTATTGTCCGAGCCGCATTGCGGGCATGCCACCGCCTGCTCGCCGAACAGCGCGCGGCGCGAGCTCGCAGCTTGCGGCGGCGCGATGCCGTAGTCACGCAGCTTGCGGCGGCCCTCCTCGCTCATCCAGTCCGTGGTCCAGGCCGGCGACAACACGGTGCGCACCTTTGGACGATGGAATCCGGCGCGTTGCAGCGCCAGCTCGATCTCGAGCGCGATCATGTTCATCGCGGGGCAGCCCGAATAGGTCGGGGTGATCGCGACCTCGACGTGATCGCCTAGAAGCGTAACGTCACGCAGCACGCCGAGATCGGCGATGGTCAGCACCGGAATCTCCGGATCGACCACGCTTGCCGCGGCGTCCCATGCGCGCTGGCGAAGCTCGGTGTCGCTATCGAGGACCGTCACCATGTCAGCCCCGGGAAAGTGCGCTGCATCGATTGCAGCTCGCTGAGGAGATGGCCGAGATGCTCGCTGTGCCGGCCCGTGCGGCCGCCCTGCTGCATCCAATTATTTTGCGGCAGCGTGAGCGTCGCCTCGCTCACGACGTTGGAGAGCGTCTTCAGCCAGCGATCGTGCAACGTCGCCGGATCGATCGCGATGCCGGCATCGATCAATCCGCGCTCGCCGTCGTCGACGGCAAACATCTCGCCGGTGAACGCCCAGAGATGATCGATCGCGGCCTGCGCACGCGCATGGCTCTCGTGCGTGCCGTCGCCAAGCCGGATGATCCATTCCGAGGCATGGCGGAGATGATAGGCGCTCTCCTTCTCGGACTTGGCGGCAATGGCGGCGAGCGTCGCATCGCGCGAAGTCATCGTCGCCCGCCAGTAGAGATCGGCGAAGGCGGAATAAAAGACCTGCCGCACCAGGGTCTGGGCGAAATCGCCGTTCGGCTGCTCGACCAGCAGCAGGTTGTGATACTGGCGCACGTCGCGCAGGTAAGCGAACTTGTCCTCATCATTGCCCGTGCCTTCAACTTTGGCCGCATAGGAGTAGAGCTCGCGGGCCTGGCCGATGAGGTCGAGCGCGATGTTGGAAAGCGCCATGTCCTCTTCCAGCATCGGCGCGTGGCCGCACCATTCCGACAGCCGATGCCCGAGGATCAGCGCATCATCGGCGCGGCGCAGGGTGTAGAGCACCAGCGGCGTCTCGGAAACCTGGATGTTGGCGACGGGCATCTTTCGTAATCCACTTGTTCGGACCTCATCCTAGGCGCGAAGCGCCGTCTCGAAGGATGGGCCAAGAGTTCACGGGCCTTCATGGTTCGAGACGCCGCTTCGCGGCTCGTCACCGTGAGGTAGAGAGCGCTACATGTGCCCTACTTCTTCCGGCACCTCATAAAACGTCGGATGACGGTAGATTTTTGATTCCGCCGGCTCGAACATCATGCCCTTCTCGGCGGGATCGCTCGCGGTGATCGCGGTCGAGGGCACGACCCAGATCGACAGGCCTTCGCCGCGACGGGTGTAGATGTCGCGCGCGGCCTGCAGCGCCATGGTGGCATCGCTCGCATGCAGCGAGCCGACGTGCTTGTGCGCAAGCCCGTTGCGGCTGCGAATGAAGACTTCCCACAGCGGCGTGTTCGGCGTGATCATCGTGACCTCCCTATTCGGCAGCTTGCGCGGTCTGGCGGTGCCGGCGCTTCGCTGCATAAGCGGCCGCTGCCTCGCGCACCCATGCACCCTCGTCATGCGCCTTGCGGCGCGCGGCGATGCGGTCGCGGTTGCAGGGGCCGTTGCCGGCGAGCACCTGCTTGAACTCGGTCCAGTCGATCTCGCTGTAGCGCCAGTGGCCGTCGGCATCCTGCGTCATGCCGGGATCGGGAATGGTCAGGCCGAGATACTGCGCCTGCGGCACGGTGGCATCGACGAATTTCTGGCGCAGCTCGTCATTGGAGAAGCGCTTGATCTTCCATTTCGTCGAGGTGTCGCTGTGCTGGCTCGCGGCGTCCGGCGGGCCGAACATCATCAGCACCGGCCACCACCAGCGGTTCAACGCGTCCTGCGCCATCGCCTTCTGCTCGTCCGAGCCGCGGCACAGCGTCAGCATGATCTCGTAGCCCTGGCGCTGATGGAAGGATTCCTCCTTGCAGACGCGGATCATCGCGCGCGCGTAAGGACCATAGGAGCAGCGGCACAGCGGGATCTGGTTCATGATCGCGGCACCGTCGACCAGCCAGCCGATGGTGCCGATGTCGGCCCAGGTCAGCGTCGGATAGTTGAAGATCGAGGAGTATTTGGCTTTGCCGGCAAGCATCGCATCGACCAGCTCCTCACGCGATGAGCCGAGCGTCTCGGCGGCCGCATAGAGATAGAGCCCGTGGCCGCATTCGTCCTGCACCTTCGCGAGCAGCGCCGCCTTGCGGCGCAGCGTCGGCGCGCGGGTGATCCAGTTCCCTTCGGGCAGCATGCCGACAATTTCGGAATGGGCGTGCTGGGAGATCTGGCGGGTGAGCGTCTTGCGGTAGGCCGCCGGCATCCAGTCGTTCGGCTCGATGCGTTCCTCGGCATCGATGCGCGCCTGGAATTGTGCGGCCTTGGCGGCATCCTCGAGGCCGCGGTCGTCCGCCTCGGCCGTGTTCAGCGCCTGGGTATACATGCGCATCCTCCCGATTAATTGGGAGGCAATATATAACACAAATTAGTTCATGCAAGATATTTCTGTAACATAACTCAGGTACCGAACCTCTGGGCGAGGAGCTTTCGCGCCGCGGGCAGTGGCCCTTTTTCGTTGGTTCCGTGGTCATCGAGCCATTGTTCGGACGAGGCGAGCAACGCGCGATAGAGCTCGCCGCAGAGCCCGCGGGCGGCCCTGCCCGGCCAGTCCGCCGGCAGCAATTCGCCCGGCAGCAGCGGATCGCGCAGCACCACGCGGCGATAGTAGTGGATCAAGAGGATGCGCGCGGTGAAGGCGTCGGCGTCGGAGAGAACCGTGCCGCGCGCAATCGCAGCGCGCAGCGGCTCGAACATCTTCATGAATTTGAGATAGGCATCGGCCGTACGATCGAGCGGCCAGCTCGCACTGAGCAGGCGGCGGCCGCTGTCATCCTCGGCTGAGACCTCGAGGCGGATCGCGCCTGCAGCCTCGTCAGGCACCGGCACGCCCGATGGCGCAACCCAGACGCCCGGCAGCGGACTGCCGAAGCCGGCATTGCGCAGCGCCTCACGCGAGGCGTCGCGGTCCTCGCCATTGCCGATCAGCAGCAGCTCGAACCGGCCGGTCCAGTCCGATGGCGGCGGATCATAGATGTGGCGCGTCGCGGCCTCGAAGGTCTGGCGACCTTTTTCGGCAAGGCGATAGAAGCTGTTGCGTCCGACCTTTTCGCGCGTGAGCCAGCCGTCGGCGGCAAGCCGCGACATCGCAGTGCGAACGACGCCGCTGTCGATGTCGAGACCTTCGAGGAATTCGAGCAACGTGCCAAGCCACACCGAGCCGCCGCGCGGCACGATGGCATCGCCGAACACGGTGATGACGATGGAGCCGGTGCGCGACGGCTCGCGCTTGAGCTGGTCGATGATGCGGGAAAGCGGATGCGCCATGCGTCAGGCATAGCGCGATTTGCGCTAATGCCAAAGCTGGGCTCGATCTTCGAGACGGCGCTTCGCGCCTCCTCAGGATGAGGTCGAACGGCTTTCGCGGGGATTCAGGTCTCAACCCTCATGGTGAGGAGCGCGGCAAAGCCGCGCGTCTCGAACCATGCAGACCCGCTTAGCGATGCGGATCGGGATACGCCAGGCTGCGCCAGCCGCTGCGGTCGAATGGCTGCCACTGGCCTTCCTTCTGCGCGAGCCTGTCGGCCACCGCGTAAACCGCCGCCGGATGGTGGCCCATGCCGCAATGGCTGCTCTCGACCTCGATGCTCTCGGTCTGCGCAGTCCTCTTCTCCATGCAGCCCTGCCAGGCGCAGACGCCGTCGGTACGACTGAAGATGGCGGTGGTCGGCACCGGCGGTGGATCTGCGAGCACGCCGCCGAAGCGCGGATCGACCTCGTCGGCCTTGCGGCCGCTCGCCCATTCATAGACGCGCCAGGCATTGGTCGAGCGCGGATCGCCGGCAAAGGGGCTGCCGAGCGTGATCACCTGACGCACGCGCTCCGGCATCATCTTGGCGAGCTGGCGCGCATAGAGACCGCCAAGGCTCCAGCCGACCAGGCTGATCTTGCGACCATGGGTATCGCTGAGCTCCTGGACGAGATCGACCATCGCATGCTGCACACCCGGCCGCAGGCCATAGTTGCGGCCCTGGCGCCAGCCACTGACGGCATAGCCCTTGCCCGTGAGGAACGAGCGCAGCGGCCGCGTGGAAACGTCGGTTGCGACGAGGCCGGGCAGCACCAGCACCGGATGGCCGTCGCCGCGCGGCGCGAGGCTGAGGAGCGGCAGCGCGCCGAGAAAGGCGCCGAGCTCGTGGATCGCCCGCCCCTCCAGAAACATCAGGGTGCGGGACGGCGGGCGCAGCGTCTGGGCGTTAGCGGTCATCAATGTTTCCTCTGAAGGCACCGGCCGCGATGCCGGTAATGGCGTGAATTCCAAGACGCCGGCTTCTTGGTCGTTCCGCAGCGCAACATGAATCAGCTAGGTGTCCGGTTCCGGACATTCAAGCCGGTGAAAACGGGGGCGACAATAGGCCCGCGCGTTAATGCTAACCGCCGTGACGCAAAAGTCACAGCAATCGAAGCAGGAATTCAACGGAGTAGAGTGCAAGGCCCGCGAGCCCGCCAATCAGCGAGCCGTTGAAGCGGATGTATTGCAGGTCGCGGCCGATGTTGATTTCGATCAGCGAAATCAACTGCGTCATATTCCACGACTTGACCTGGTCGGAGATGAAGGTCGAGACGCCGCTCTTCTGGTCGGCGATGAAGCTGCGCAGCACCATGACCAGGCCCTTGTTGATCTCGCCGCGCAGCTCCGCGTCGCCCGCGAGCGCCTCGCCGGCCGCGACGAACATGCCCGCGAGATGATGCTGGAGCACCTGCGTCTCGCCGGAGGCGCTGCGCTCGATGAAGGCGCGCGTATTGGCCCACACGGTGCGCGCGAGATCGGCTAGCTCGGGACGCGCGAGCAGATCGCGTTTCAGGCTGTCGATGCGATCGATATAGGTCTGGTCGGTGCCCAGCCGGTCGACGAAGGTCAGCACCATGCGATCGAACTCGCCGCGGAACGGATGCTTGGGATCGCTGCGCACCTCCTCGAAGAAGGCGCTCGCGGACGCCACGATCTTGTTCACCAGGAATTTGTCGGCGCGATAGAGCCGAAGCAAGGTTGGCAGCTCCGCGCGCACCCTCTCGCGGATCATCGCCATGGTCTCCTTCCCCGTCAGCGTGTCGTGCATGACGCGCAGGAGATCGTCGAACAGCGCTTGGTGCCGCCCCTCCGCCACGAAGCCGCGCAGCGTGCCGGCCGCGAGCGGCGCGAGATCGATGGCTTGCAGTTGCGAAGACATGCGGCGGATGATGAAGGTCATCAGGCCCGAGCTTTCCGTGGCGGAGAAAGCCTCCGGCAGGAGACGCAAGGCAAAGCGCGCGAGATCGTCGCTGCGCTTGCGCTCCCGCAGCCAGTCGGCGATGAAGGAGCCGAAGTCGATTTCCTTCAGCTTGGCCTCGACGGGACCGGCCTCGAGGAAATGCACCTGGATGAATTCGCCGAGCTTATCGGCGATGCGGGCCTGATTGCTTTTTATGATCGCGGTGTGCGGAATCGGCAAGCCCAGAGGCCGCTTGAACAGCGCGACCACGGCGTACCAATCGGCAAGGCCGCCGATGGTCGCGGCTTCCGCGAAGGCCGCGATGAAGCCGAACACGGGATGGACGTTGAGCAGCCATTTGGCGACCACGAACAGCAGAAGCGTCGAGGCAAGCACAAGCGTCGCCAGTGCCTTCACGCGGCGCAGCTCGGCGGCGCGTTCGGCGTCGCCGGGGCTGTCGAAGGAGAAGGTGCTCTGCGCGGTCATGGCGGCATTCGTACCTCATCCTGAGAGCTTGCCAATCTTTCTCGTTTTGCGTGGTCATCGAAGGATGTGGCAGTTCCTCGTCGTGGCAACGCGTGGGCTGGGCGGCTGTGGCGAGGTTGGGGGATGTCGATGAACGCTCCTCTATGCGCTAGCGAGGCGGTTGCCTTGCAGGATGTTGTTGGCGAGGGCGTACCAGAGCACGACGGCGCGGACCTTTTCGAAGCCGCGCACGGTCAATTGGCGCAGGTCCCAGTTGCGCCAGCGGGCATGTATGCGGGGCTTGTATCGGGCCTTGCCCTCTTCGCTCGCCATGCGCGCACGCCAGGCCAACACCCCCGGGCCGTCGCCGCGTCGCGGTAGATGGGGATCGGTGCCGTGCTTGGATTGAGTGGGCGGGCAAAAGATATCGATGCCCTCGGCGTGCGCC
This genomic interval from Bradyrhizobium sp. CB82 contains the following:
- the paaB gene encoding 1,2-phenylacetyl-CoA epoxidase subunit PaaB, which codes for MITPNTPLWEVFIRSRNGLAHKHVGSLHASDATMALQAARDIYTRRGEGLSIWVVPSTAITASDPAEKGMMFEPAESKIYRHPTFYEVPEEVGHM
- a CDS encoding YeeE/YedE family protein; the encoded protein is MESSAQFVILAGLAIGLVYGAVGLLSGFCLMSSMRGFLADGDGRLVRTYALAMAVAIAASQFLAGSGTVDLGKSIYLQQAFSAPVLFLGGLLFGYGMVLSNGCGSRALVLLGRGNLRSFVVVIVLAIAAQMTLKGLIAPARIALVQASQTAVSANSLPALLSAFGLGDAASRTLAAVVIATGLSLFAFAHAAFRRSPGQIAAGAMVGLLVTAGWYVTGFLGADDFNPVPVTSLTFIAPIADALQYAMLSTGLTLNFGIATVAGVFAGSLVTALATGRFQLEGYSSPRHMLRSAGGAALMGIGGVMAFGCSIGQGLTGLSTLALASFVAVAGILLGTIAALRGALRVQPLKPAAEAGSPSA
- a CDS encoding alpha/beta hydrolase — translated: MTANAQTLRPPSRTLMFLEGRAIHELGAFLGALPLLSLAPRGDGHPVLVLPGLVATDVSTRPLRSFLTGKGYAVSGWRQGRNYGLRPGVQHAMVDLVQELSDTHGRKISLVGWSLGGLYARQLAKMMPERVRQVITLGSPFAGDPRSTNAWRVYEWASGRKADEVDPRFGGVLADPPPVPTTAIFSRTDGVCAWQGCMEKRTAQTESIEVESSHCGMGHHPAAVYAVADRLAQKEGQWQPFDRSGWRSLAYPDPHR
- the paaC gene encoding 1,2-phenylacetyl-CoA epoxidase subunit PaaC: MPVANIQVSETPLVLYTLRRADDALILGHRLSEWCGHAPMLEEDMALSNIALDLIGQARELYSYAAKVEGTGNDEDKFAYLRDVRQYHNLLLVEQPNGDFAQTLVRQVFYSAFADLYWRATMTSRDATLAAIAAKSEKESAYHLRHASEWIIRLGDGTHESHARAQAAIDHLWAFTGEMFAVDDGERGLIDAGIAIDPATLHDRWLKTLSNVVSEATLTLPQNNWMQQGGRTGRHSEHLGHLLSELQSMQRTFPGLTW
- the paaI gene encoding hydroxyphenylacetyl-CoA thioesterase PaaI encodes the protein MNVKAALSPEDVARACADAMWAEDDASKGLGMEIVEIGPGFATLAMTVRPDMVNGQRIAHGGFIFTLADSAFAFACNSHNERVVAAQGHITFIKPGKLGERLVATAREITRSGRSGIYDVRVTAGDTVIAEFRGHSRVIPGTWLPTQDQ
- the paaK gene encoding phenylacetate--CoA ligase PaaK — encoded protein: MARTRLKAGGNGYSAEMDAHERASRDEIMTLQTLRLGWSLKHAYDNVAHYRKAFDKAGVHPSDFRELSDLAKFPFTVKTDLRDNYPFNMFAVPREKLVRVHASSGTTGKPIVVGYTQRDIETWSEVMARSIRAAGGRTGMIIHNAYGYGLFTGGLGVHYGAEKLGCTVVPISGGMTERQVQLINDFRPDIITVTPSYMLAILDEFKRQKLDPRQCSLKVGIFGAEPWTNAMRGEIEEAFDMDATDIYGLSEVIGPGVAQECIETKDGLHIWEDHFYPEVIDPETGAVLPDGEKGELVFTSLTKEAFPVIRYRTRDLTRLLPGTARPAMRRMEKVTGRSDDMIILRGVNLFPTQIEEVLLAAEWCGGHFILELTREGRMDELTIIAEARPESWDGRGLVDHAERISTHIKNTIGITAKVKAVAPATLERSLGKAKRLYDKRPKD
- a CDS encoding zinc-binding alcohol dehydrogenase family protein, encoding MSAAESKTVEARCVRLNAKAENAAALAPRVEHCALARGANDVLIEAKAAAVNPSDVKAATGLMPYSVFPRTPGRDYAGVIIDGPAGMVGREVFGSSGDLGIRRDGTHATHLVIEADAVVEKPKALSWEEAAGIGVPFVTAMEGFRRAGLPKQGETVLVMGVNGKVGQAAVQIATWQGARVIGVVRKAEAYEGHANAPVEVIDASAIDIAVRVREVTGGKGADIVFNTVGDPYFQAAHKSLALRGRQILIAAVDRIVQFNILEFYRGQHTYVGIDTLGLSSTATGAVLRDLGPGFASGHLKPFPIKDTAIHPLERAKEAYVAVAGSSRDRVILKP
- the paaE gene encoding 1,2-phenylacetyl-CoA epoxidase subunit PaaE is translated as MSAAAPRFHRLAVGDLRRESSDAVSMTFVIPGELASDYAFTPGQYLTLRTMLDGEEVRRSYSICSGPDDGEIRIAVKKVDGGAFSSWAAEELKCGDELDVMTPTGRFGAIPLADTARVHVGFAAGSGITPILSIVKGVLAREPNSRFFLFYGNRATDNIMFLEALEELKDRFIDRLSIFHVISGEEQDIPILHGRLDGEKVRVLLRSLVPAASVDHVFVCGPLGMSEEVEATCRELGIADDRIHVERFVSEFGGKPRPKKAVAADAPPKAIASLIIDGKRRDVPVAEDEAILDAALRAGVDLPFACKGGMCSTCRAKLVDGEAPMDINYSLEPWELKAGFVLTCQAKPSSDRVVVDYDHV
- the paaX gene encoding phenylacetic acid degradation operon negative regulatory protein PaaX; its protein translation is MAHPLSRIIDQLKREPSRTGSIVITVFGDAIVPRGGSVWLGTLLEFLEGLDIDSGVVRTAMSRLAADGWLTREKVGRNSFYRLAEKGRQTFEAATRHIYDPPPSDWTGRFELLLIGNGEDRDASREALRNAGFGSPLPGVWVAPSGVPVPDEAAGAIRLEVSAEDDSGRRLLSASWPLDRTADAYLKFMKMFEPLRAAIARGTVLSDADAFTARILLIHYYRRVVLRDPLLPGELLPADWPGRAARGLCGELYRALLASSEQWLDDHGTNEKGPLPAARKLLAQRFGT
- the paaA gene encoding 1,2-phenylacetyl-CoA epoxidase subunit PaaA; protein product: MYTQALNTAEADDRGLEDAAKAAQFQARIDAEERIEPNDWMPAAYRKTLTRQISQHAHSEIVGMLPEGNWITRAPTLRRKAALLAKVQDECGHGLYLYAAAETLGSSREELVDAMLAGKAKYSSIFNYPTLTWADIGTIGWLVDGAAIMNQIPLCRCSYGPYARAMIRVCKEESFHQRQGYEIMLTLCRGSDEQKAMAQDALNRWWWPVLMMFGPPDAASQHSDTSTKWKIKRFSNDELRQKFVDATVPQAQYLGLTIPDPGMTQDADGHWRYSEIDWTEFKQVLAGNGPCNRDRIAARRKAHDEGAWVREAAAAYAAKRRHRQTAQAAE
- a CDS encoding DUF445 domain-containing protein, producing the protein MTAQSTFSFDSPGDAERAAELRRVKALATLVLASTLLLFVVAKWLLNVHPVFGFIAAFAEAATIGGLADWYAVVALFKRPLGLPIPHTAIIKSNQARIADKLGEFIQVHFLEAGPVEAKLKEIDFGSFIADWLRERKRSDDLARFALRLLPEAFSATESSGLMTFIIRRMSSQLQAIDLAPLAAGTLRGFVAEGRHQALFDDLLRVMHDTLTGKETMAMIRERVRAELPTLLRLYRADKFLVNKIVASASAFFEEVRSDPKHPFRGEFDRMVLTFVDRLGTDQTYIDRIDSLKRDLLARPELADLARTVWANTRAFIERSASGETQVLQHHLAGMFVAAGEALAGDAELRGEINKGLVMVLRSFIADQKSGVSTFISDQVKSWNMTQLISLIEINIGRDLQYIRFNGSLIGGLAGLALYSVEFLLRLL
- the paaD gene encoding 1,2-phenylacetyl-CoA epoxidase subunit PaaD, producing the protein MVTVLDSDTELRQRAWDAAASVVDPEIPVLTIADLGVLRDVTLLGDHVEVAITPTYSGCPAMNMIALEIELALQRAGFHRPKVRTVLSPAWTTDWMSEEGRRKLRDYGIAPPQAASSRRALFGEQAVACPQCGSDNTELLSEFGSTSCKALWRCKSCREPFDYFKCH